The Primulina eburnea isolate SZY01 chromosome 8, ASM2296580v1, whole genome shotgun sequence genome contains a region encoding:
- the LOC140837940 gene encoding polygalacturonase inhibitor-like produces the protein MSPSKSCLILLFLFILYASQPFPALSATEKCNPNDKKVLLQIKQAWNNPYQLASWDPNTDCCTWYVVKCDSKTSRIVEFDLFDAEISGQIPEAIGDLPFLQFLNMRELTDLTGPIPQSIAKLTDLNFLRLSYTNLSGPVPTFLSKLNKLTFLDLSFNDLTGSIPPSLSQLQNLDALRLDGNRLAGVIPDSFGTFTGKVPDLFLSDNQLAGLVPTSLGALSFSQLDFSGNKLSGDISFLFGANKALEIADFSSNKFAFDLTNVKFPQSLTSLDLSHNTITGSLPQGLTQLNLQYLNVSYNILCGQIPVGGKLQSFDSTSYLPNKCLCGAPLPSCT, from the coding sequence ATGAGTCCCtcgaaatcttgtttgattctCTTGTTTTTGTTCATATTATATGCGTCTCAACCATTTCCCGCTCTTTCAGCCACGGAGAAGTGCAACCCAAATGACAAGAAAGTACTTCTACAGATCAAACAAGCCTGGAACAATCCCTACCAATTGGCCTCATGGGATCCCAACACGGATTGCTGCACTTGGTATGTCGTCAAATGTGACTCCAAAACCTCCCGGATAGTCGAATTCGACCTCTTCGACGCCGAAATTTCAGGCCAAATACCGGAAGCCATAGGAGACCTCCCGTTTCTACAGTTCTTGAACATGCGAGAACTCACCGACCTCACCGGGCCGATCCCACAATCTATAGCCAAACTCACTGATCTTAACTTCCTCAGGCTAAGCTACACCAATCTATCGGGCCCTGTGCCGACATTTCTTAGCAAACTCAACAAACTCACTTTTCTTGACTTGTCCTTCAACGATCTCACCGGTTCGATCCCTCCTTCACTATCCCAACTCCAAAACCTCGATGCCCTACGGTTAGATGGGAACAGACTCGCCGGGGTTATCCCTGATTCCTTCGGGACATTCACTGGAAAGGTCCCGGATCTTTTCCTCTCGGATAATCAGCTGGCAGGACTAGTTCCAACATCTTTGGGTGCCTTGAGCTTCTCCCAGCTGGATTTTTCGGGGAACAAGCTCTCAGGTGACATCTCATTCTTGTTCGGAGCCAACAAGGCCTTGGAAATAGCCGATTTTTCTAGCAACAAGTTCGCATTTGATCTCACAAACGTGAAGTTTCCACAGAGCTTGACATCATTGGACTTGAGCCACAATACGATCACTGGAAGTCTGCCGCAGGGATTGACTCAGTTGAATCTGCAATACTTGAACGTGAGCTATAACATTCTGTGTGGGCAGATTCCAGTCGGCGGAAAGCTGCAGAGCTTTGATAGCACTTCATATTTACCAAACAAATGCTTGTGCGGTGCTCCATTGCCTTCCTGCACTTGA